A single region of the Pararhodospirillum photometricum DSM 122 genome encodes:
- a CDS encoding type II secretion system F family protein, with product MPLFAYRAVNARGRVLRGRLEARDLTDVTRALRAAGLHPLGLVSVPPAREGGMRRLARRRRVPLRELEHLCLHLERALDAGVPLLEALADARSVTVNAALAAVLDALAQDVGRGHALSEALARQEARLDPVMAPLIRAGEESGHLTQAFQTLGAHLAWRDDLKRRLGKAVRYPLLVLSVLAGVLFFLTGAVLPDLSTFLAGLGDGPPVQTRALLATSQAMGQLGPWIALGFALAGLGLTVGRRLSPEIAYRIDALLLHLPLIGPLIRRLALARFAHGVALLFQAGVALPQCLAIGRGVLGNRCLAEALDTAAAAVSAGHPLSEALRLSGQFPPLVWRMVRVGEDGGDLAGALEHVGRYHDRDATESSERLVALSEPLLLLVAGGLMAWIVWAVLLPVYDALSGVSL from the coding sequence GTGCCCTTGTTCGCCTATCGCGCGGTCAATGCCCGGGGCCGGGTGCTGCGCGGACGCCTGGAGGCCCGGGACCTCACGGACGTGACCCGGGCCCTGCGCGCAGCCGGGCTTCATCCTCTTGGTCTGGTCAGCGTGCCGCCGGCCCGCGAGGGGGGGATGCGACGGCTGGCACGGCGACGCCGGGTGCCCTTGCGAGAGTTGGAGCACCTGTGCTTGCACCTGGAGCGGGCCCTGGACGCCGGGGTGCCGCTGCTGGAAGCCCTGGCCGACGCCCGCAGCGTTACCGTGAATGCGGCCCTAGCCGCCGTGCTCGATGCCTTGGCGCAAGACGTGGGCCGGGGCCACGCCTTGTCCGAGGCTCTCGCCCGCCAGGAAGCCCGGCTCGACCCGGTGATGGCTCCTCTGATCCGCGCCGGCGAGGAAAGCGGGCATCTGACCCAGGCCTTCCAGACCCTCGGCGCGCACTTGGCGTGGCGCGACGACTTGAAGCGACGCCTGGGCAAGGCGGTGCGCTATCCCTTGCTGGTGCTCTCGGTGCTGGCCGGGGTGCTCTTTTTCCTGACGGGCGCGGTCTTGCCCGACCTTTCCACCTTTCTGGCCGGGCTGGGCGACGGCCCCCCCGTGCAAACCCGGGCCCTGCTCGCCACGTCCCAGGCCATGGGACAGTTGGGGCCCTGGATCGCGCTGGGCTTTGCCCTCGCAGGGCTGGGGTTGACGGTGGGGCGGCGCCTCTCCCCCGAGATTGCCTACCGCATCGATGCCTTGCTGCTGCACCTGCCCCTGATCGGCCCCTTGATCCGACGGCTGGCCCTGGCCCGCTTTGCCCATGGCGTCGCGCTGCTGTTCCAGGCCGGGGTGGCGCTGCCACAGTGCTTGGCCATTGGCCGGGGCGTCCTTGGCAACCGCTGTCTGGCTGAGGCCCTCGACACGGCGGCGGCGGCGGTCAGCGCCGGGCATCCGTTGTCGGAGGCCTTGCGCCTGTCGGGACAGTTTCCCCCCCTGGTCTGGCGCATGGTCCGGGTGGGGGAGGACGGCGGCGATCTGGCCGGTGCCTTGGAACACGTTGGCCGCTACCATGATCGCGACGCAACCGAGTCTTCCGAGCGTCTCGTGGCGCTCAGTGAACCCTTGCTGTTGCTGGTGGCGGGAGGCCTGATGGCCTGGATCGTGTGGGCCGTCTTGTTACCGGTCTACGACGCCTTGTCGGGAGTGAGCCTATGA
- a CDS encoding GspE/PulE family protein: MDEARRPYGRDTRVEPLASSEAEIAQAIDRAYGHTLTLDGVLRELESLGEGGADLDRARDTESHPVVRLVNALLLDAVKRRASDIHFEPDGAFLRVRLRIDGALVQTLTFHKQYWAAVAQRLKILSGMNIADRLNPQDGRFSMTVAHRKVDFRASVMPTVHGENVVLRVLDRSATPLKLEQLGFANDSLNGLRRLALKPEGLMLVTGPTGSGKTTTLYALMDHISGPDLNIVTLEDPVEYDLPLLRQTQVREGARLGFADGIRAMLRQDPDVILVGEIRDADTASMALRAAMTGHQVYATLHANDTVAALPRLFDLGVTPSLMSGVLSGILAQRLARRLCPQCKREGTATPEECRLLGFEGHRAPTVWRAQGCEACGHLGYRGRAALTELLVITPEIDALLAQGAPWSQIRALAERQGLRNLAADGVRLVLSGTIDMTSLIRVVDVTRKMA; encoded by the coding sequence ATGGACGAGGCACGACGGCCCTACGGCCGCGACACCCGGGTCGAGCCCCTGGCCTCGTCGGAGGCCGAGATCGCCCAGGCCATTGACCGCGCCTATGGCCACACCCTGACCCTGGACGGGGTGTTGCGCGAGTTGGAGTCCCTGGGCGAAGGGGGCGCCGACCTGGACCGGGCCCGCGACACCGAGTCCCACCCGGTGGTGCGGCTGGTTAACGCCTTGCTGCTTGATGCGGTCAAGCGGCGGGCCTCGGACATCCATTTCGAGCCCGATGGCGCCTTCTTGCGGGTGCGCCTGCGCATTGATGGCGCCTTGGTTCAAACCCTGACCTTCCACAAACAGTATTGGGCGGCGGTGGCGCAACGCCTCAAGATTTTGTCGGGCATGAACATCGCCGACCGCCTCAATCCCCAAGACGGGCGGTTCTCCATGACCGTGGCCCATCGCAAGGTGGACTTCCGGGCCTCGGTGATGCCCACGGTGCACGGCGAAAACGTGGTGCTGCGCGTGCTCGATCGCTCGGCCACGCCGCTCAAACTGGAACAACTGGGCTTTGCCAACGACAGCCTGAACGGTTTGCGGCGCCTGGCCCTCAAGCCCGAGGGCCTGATGCTGGTCACGGGCCCCACGGGCTCGGGCAAAACAACCACCTTGTATGCCCTGATGGACCACATCAGCGGGCCCGACCTCAACATCGTGACCCTGGAAGATCCGGTTGAATACGACCTGCCCCTGTTGCGCCAGACCCAGGTGCGCGAGGGGGCACGGCTGGGCTTTGCCGATGGCATCCGGGCGATGTTGCGCCAGGACCCCGATGTCATCTTGGTGGGCGAGATCCGGGATGCCGACACCGCCTCCATGGCCCTGCGCGCGGCCATGACCGGGCATCAGGTCTACGCCACCTTGCACGCCAACGACACCGTGGCCGCCTTGCCCCGGCTGTTTGACCTGGGGGTGACGCCCAGCCTGATGAGCGGGGTGCTCTCGGGCATCTTGGCCCAACGCCTCGCGCGGCGCCTGTGTCCGCAGTGCAAGCGCGAGGGCACGGCAACGCCCGAGGAATGCCGTTTGTTGGGCTTCGAGGGCCACCGGGCGCCAACGGTGTGGCGGGCCCAGGGCTGCGAGGCCTGCGGCCACCTGGGCTACCGCGGCCGCGCCGCCTTGACCGAGCTTCTGGTCATCACCCCCGAGATCGACGCCTTGCTGGCCCAGGGAGCCCCCTGGTCCCAAATCCGCGCCCTGGCCGAGCGTCAGGGGTTGCGCAACCTTGCCGCCGATGGCGTGCGACTGGTGCTCTCCGGGACCATCGACATGACGTCGCTGATCCGGGTGGTGGATGTCACCCGCAAGATGGCCTAG
- a CDS encoding TOBE domain-containing protein produces MSVPELEAALTVQRDSTTRMGTDRLRLLEAIRDHGSIAAAARSVGLSYKAAWEAVNAMNNLFSQPLVLASPGGRHGGGTSLTPAGERVLSAFGDVQAELDKFLGQLARRLEDPLLPSSSPFLWSLMMKTSARNVFRCTVSHVIEGPVNAEVVLDLTRGQSLTAVVTEYSVRDLDLAPGREAYALIKSTFVIIAREEGLGRTSVRNRLHGVVLSRIDGSISSDIVLDLGDGKTVAAVITRESAEALDLQPGTRACALIKASHIILAVD; encoded by the coding sequence ATGAGCGTGCCCGAGTTGGAAGCGGCCCTCACGGTTCAACGAGATTCCACCACCCGCATGGGGACCGATCGCCTGCGCCTTCTGGAAGCGATTCGCGATCACGGATCCATTGCGGCGGCGGCACGCAGCGTCGGGCTGTCCTACAAGGCGGCCTGGGAAGCCGTTAATGCCATGAATAACCTGTTCAGCCAGCCCCTGGTCCTGGCCAGCCCCGGCGGCCGGCACGGCGGTGGGACGTCCTTGACCCCGGCGGGCGAGCGCGTGTTGAGCGCCTTTGGCGATGTCCAGGCTGAATTGGACAAGTTTCTGGGACAGTTGGCGCGGCGTCTTGAAGACCCCCTGCTGCCCTCTTCTTCCCCCTTCCTGTGGAGCCTGATGATGAAGACCAGCGCTCGCAATGTCTTTCGCTGCACGGTGAGCCATGTAATCGAAGGCCCGGTCAATGCCGAGGTCGTTTTGGACCTAACGCGCGGCCAATCCCTAACCGCCGTGGTGACCGAATACAGCGTGCGTGACCTGGACTTGGCGCCGGGACGCGAGGCGTATGCGCTCATCAAATCGACGTTCGTGATCATCGCCCGCGAGGAAGGCCTGGGCCGCACCTCGGTGCGCAACCGCCTGCATGGGGTGGTGTTGAGCCGGATTGATGGATCCATCTCCAGCGACATCGTTCTGGATCTTGGCGACGGTAAGACCGTGGCCGCCGTGATCACCCGCGAGAGCGCCGAGGCCCTGGACCTTCAGCCCGGCACCCGCGCCTGCGCCTTGATCAAGGCCAGCCACATCATCTTGGCCGTGGACTGA
- the modA gene encoding molybdate ABC transporter substrate-binding protein, with amino-acid sequence MNFSPVRAAFVTAIAAPVALVLGLSAGVPDARAGETLAAVAANFTAAANEIGEAFTKATGHTVKYSFGATGQLYTQITQGAPFEVFLSADAERPAQAVKEGFAAPDTLFTYAIGKLVLWSADPAVVDAEGAVLKAGTFEKIALANPAAAPYGAAAVETLKALGLYETLEPKIVQGNNISQTHQFIASGSAQLGFVALAQIITEDKGSKWVVPETMYTPIRQDAVLLNTGKDSEAARAYVSFLKSPEALAIIKRYGYGTDGHS; translated from the coding sequence ATGAACTTTTCACCCGTTCGTGCCGCGTTTGTAACGGCGATCGCCGCGCCGGTGGCCCTCGTGCTGGGCCTGTCCGCTGGCGTGCCCGACGCCCGAGCCGGCGAGACCCTGGCCGCTGTGGCCGCCAACTTCACGGCGGCGGCCAATGAGATCGGCGAGGCCTTCACCAAGGCGACCGGCCACACGGTGAAGTACAGCTTTGGTGCGACCGGGCAGCTCTACACCCAGATCACCCAAGGCGCGCCCTTCGAGGTGTTCTTGTCGGCCGATGCCGAACGCCCGGCCCAGGCGGTGAAGGAAGGCTTCGCGGCTCCCGACACGTTGTTCACGTATGCCATCGGCAAACTGGTGCTGTGGAGCGCCGACCCGGCCGTGGTCGATGCCGAGGGCGCCGTCTTGAAGGCCGGCACCTTTGAAAAAATCGCCCTGGCCAATCCGGCCGCCGCCCCCTATGGCGCCGCTGCGGTCGAGACCCTGAAGGCCCTGGGCCTGTACGAGACCCTGGAGCCCAAGATCGTTCAGGGCAACAACATCTCGCAAACCCACCAGTTCATTGCCTCGGGCAGCGCCCAGCTTGGCTTCGTGGCCCTGGCCCAGATCATCACCGAGGACAAGGGCTCCAAGTGGGTCGTGCCCGAGACGATGTACACCCCGATCCGCCAAGACGCCGTGCTGCTTAACACCGGCAAGGACAGCGAGGCGGCCCGCGCCTACGTCAGCTTCCTCAAGAGCCCGGAAGCGCTGGCCATCATCAAGCGCTACGGCTACGGCACCGACGGCCACTCGTAA
- the modB gene encoding molybdate ABC transporter permease subunit gives MIDPPIVEAMLLTLRLAGTTTLVLLLLGTPLAWWLARTHSRFKDVVGTVVSLPIVLPPTVLGFYLLLLMSPRSPLAGFFESLGLKTLAFTFEGLVVGSVVCSLPFVVNPIRNAFTALGDRPLEVAATLRAGPFDRFVSVALPLASPGLLTGAVLGFAHTVGEFGVVLMIGGAVPGETKVLSIALYDYVETMRWSQAHMISGGMLVFSFLVILTMTVLERRLGRKGS, from the coding sequence ATGATCGACCCGCCCATCGTCGAGGCCATGCTGCTCACCTTACGCCTTGCCGGAACCACCACCTTGGTCTTGCTGCTGCTGGGAACCCCGCTGGCGTGGTGGCTGGCCCGAACCCACTCCCGGTTTAAGGACGTGGTGGGCACGGTGGTCTCATTGCCCATCGTTTTACCGCCCACCGTCTTAGGCTTTTACCTGTTGTTGCTCATGAGCCCGCGCAGCCCTCTGGCGGGTTTTTTTGAGAGCCTCGGCCTCAAGACCCTGGCCTTCACCTTCGAGGGCTTGGTGGTCGGCTCGGTAGTGTGTTCCCTGCCCTTTGTCGTCAACCCAATCCGCAATGCGTTCACCGCCCTGGGCGATCGCCCCTTGGAGGTGGCCGCCACCTTAAGGGCCGGACCGTTCGACCGGTTTGTCAGTGTCGCCCTGCCCCTGGCCAGCCCCGGCCTACTCACCGGCGCCGTCCTTGGCTTTGCCCACACCGTGGGCGAGTTCGGCGTGGTGCTGATGATTGGCGGCGCCGTGCCCGGGGAAACCAAGGTCCTGTCGATTGCCCTCTACGACTATGTCGAGACCATGCGCTGGTCACAGGCTCATATGATCTCGGGGGGCATGCTGGTCTTTTCGTTCCTGGTCATCCTGACCATGACCGTGCTGGAACGCCGCTTGGGGAGGAAAGGCTCATGA
- the rfaE1 gene encoding D-glycero-beta-D-manno-heptose-7-phosphate kinase, giving the protein MAGRSALCVVCAGDVMLDRFVHGAVERISPEAPIPVLRVREERVMLGGAGNVVRNIVALGGQCAFLAVIGDDAAGADVTRLLAAEPAVESFIGVQPSRRTSLKTRFIAGGQQLLRADEETIAPLAPDDAARLLADARARLAQAGALVLSDYGKGVLDGDVTQTLIALGRAAGVPVIVDPKGRDFTRYRGASLLTPNRKELAEATGLPTGSDAEVVAACEVVLESCAVDAVLATRSQDGMTLVTAEGLVVHLPAEALEVFDVSGAGDTVIATLASALAVGAPLPEACRLATLAAGIVVGRVGTATVPAADLLAAIHHQDLSASESRIVAADEALERVGRWRRQGLRVGFTNGCFDLLHPGHVSLLHQARAACDRLIVGLNTDASVQRLKGPTRPVQSEMARATVLASLAGVDLVVLFDADTPLDLIRCLMPDVLVKGADYTEETVVGAAEVKAAGGRVLLATLEEGHSTTATLARYTGRPTRGGSA; this is encoded by the coding sequence CTGGCAGGACGGTCGGCACTTTGCGTGGTGTGCGCCGGCGACGTCATGCTTGATCGCTTCGTCCACGGCGCGGTGGAGCGTATCTCCCCGGAAGCCCCCATCCCGGTCCTGCGCGTGCGCGAGGAGCGCGTCATGCTGGGCGGTGCCGGCAACGTGGTGCGCAACATCGTCGCGCTCGGCGGACAGTGCGCCTTTCTCGCGGTGATCGGCGATGATGCGGCCGGGGCCGACGTCACCCGCCTGCTGGCCGCCGAGCCGGCGGTGGAGAGTTTTATCGGGGTGCAGCCGTCGCGCCGGACCAGCCTCAAAACCCGGTTTATTGCCGGGGGCCAGCAGTTGCTCCGCGCCGACGAAGAAACCATCGCCCCACTCGCCCCCGACGATGCGGCCCGTTTGCTGGCCGATGCCCGCGCCCGGCTGGCCCAGGCCGGCGCCTTGGTGTTGTCGGACTATGGCAAGGGCGTGCTCGACGGCGACGTCACCCAAACCCTGATCGCCCTGGGCCGGGCGGCCGGAGTGCCGGTAATCGTCGATCCCAAGGGCCGCGACTTCACCCGCTATCGCGGCGCCAGCCTGCTGACCCCCAACCGCAAGGAACTCGCCGAGGCGACCGGCCTGCCCACCGGCAGTGACGCCGAGGTGGTGGCGGCCTGCGAGGTGGTGCTCGAAAGTTGCGCCGTGGACGCGGTGCTGGCCACCCGCAGCCAGGACGGCATGACCTTGGTCACCGCCGAGGGCTTGGTGGTGCATCTGCCGGCCGAGGCCTTGGAAGTTTTTGATGTGTCTGGCGCCGGTGACACGGTGATTGCCACCCTGGCCTCGGCGCTGGCGGTGGGCGCCCCCCTGCCCGAGGCCTGCCGGCTGGCCACGCTGGCGGCGGGGATTGTCGTGGGCCGGGTTGGCACGGCGACCGTGCCCGCCGCCGATCTGCTGGCTGCGATCCATCACCAGGACCTGAGCGCCAGCGAATCAAGGATCGTCGCCGCCGACGAGGCCCTGGAGAGGGTCGGGCGCTGGCGACGCCAGGGCTTGCGGGTGGGGTTCACCAACGGATGCTTCGATCTGCTCCATCCCGGTCACGTTTCGCTTTTGCATCAGGCCCGCGCCGCCTGCGACCGGCTGATCGTCGGGCTCAACACCGATGCCTCGGTCCAGCGTCTCAAGGGACCAACGCGGCCGGTGCAAAGCGAAATGGCGCGGGCCACCGTGCTCGCGTCCCTGGCCGGGGTCGATCTGGTGGTACTGTTCGACGCGGACACGCCGCTTGACCTGATCCGGTGTTTGATGCCCGATGTCCTGGTCAAGGGCGCCGACTACACCGAGGAAACGGTGGTGGGCGCGGCCGAGGTCAAGGCGGCGGGAGGCCGGGTGCTGCTGGCCACCCTGGAGGAAGGTCACTCCACCACCGCAACCTTGGCTCGCTATACGGGGCGCCCGACCCGGGGAGGATCTGCGTAA
- a CDS encoding MarR family transcriptional regulator, producing the protein MPVELSPVEALDLWRGSIVESVRRDAPDLSARQMALLLTVYLTSPPHTVRGLASLLNISKPAVTRAVDRLSDYGLVKRKTDETDRRSVLIQRTVRGSVFLREFGDIIVSAGRAIQGDDKSSADA; encoded by the coding sequence ATGCCGGTTGAGCTGTCCCCCGTCGAAGCCCTGGATCTCTGGCGCGGATCCATCGTCGAAAGCGTCCGTCGCGACGCCCCCGATCTTTCGGCGCGGCAGATGGCTCTGTTGCTCACGGTCTACCTGACCTCCCCGCCGCACACGGTGCGCGGTCTGGCGAGTTTGCTCAACATCTCCAAGCCGGCGGTGACCCGCGCCGTCGATCGCTTGTCGGATTATGGTTTGGTCAAGCGTAAGACCGATGAAACCGACCGTCGTTCCGTGTTGATCCAGCGCACAGTGCGCGGCAGCGTCTTCTTGCGAGAGTTCGGCGACATTATTGTGTCGGCCGGCCGCGCCATTCAGGGCGACGACAAATCCAGCGCGGACGCTTGA
- a CDS encoding leucyl aminopeptidase family protein: MRDLINTPAETLGPADLAEAARSLGASFGAEVQVITGEALVSGYPLIHAVGRASSRPPCLIDLTWGDPAHPAVTLVGKGVCFDSGGLDIKTSAGMRLMKKDMGGAAHVLGVASLVMARALPLRLRVLIPAVDNMVSGNALRPGDVIVARRGVSVEIGNTDAEGRLILADALSEACAGAPGLVIDCATLTGAARVALGPEVPALFTNDDTLALALLSAAHTERDPLWRLPLWEPYRALLESPLADLTSCPDGPFAGAITAALFLREFVSPTIAWAHLDLYAWRSSNRPGRPEGASVQGLRTLTCVLTQYAYKEQGNRLNLG, encoded by the coding sequence GTGCGCGACCTGATTAACACCCCGGCCGAGACCCTGGGCCCCGCCGATCTGGCCGAGGCCGCCCGCAGCCTGGGGGCGTCGTTTGGCGCCGAGGTCCAGGTCATCACCGGCGAGGCGCTCGTGAGCGGCTATCCCCTGATCCACGCCGTGGGCCGGGCCAGCAGCCGGCCGCCGTGTCTCATCGACCTAACCTGGGGCGATCCCGCCCACCCTGCCGTCACCTTGGTGGGCAAGGGGGTGTGCTTCGATAGCGGTGGTCTTGACATCAAGACCTCGGCCGGCATGCGGCTGATGAAAAAGGACATGGGCGGGGCGGCCCACGTGTTGGGGGTGGCGTCCCTGGTCATGGCCCGCGCCCTGCCCTTGCGGCTGCGGGTGCTGATTCCGGCGGTGGACAACATGGTGAGCGGCAATGCCCTGCGCCCCGGCGATGTTATCGTTGCGCGCCGGGGTGTCTCGGTGGAGATCGGCAACACCGATGCCGAGGGCCGGCTGATCCTGGCCGATGCCCTGAGCGAGGCCTGTGCCGGGGCGCCCGGGCTGGTCATCGACTGCGCCACCTTGACCGGCGCCGCCCGCGTTGCGTTGGGACCCGAGGTCCCGGCCCTGTTCACCAACGACGACACCTTGGCCCTCGCCTTGCTGAGTGCCGCCCACACCGAGCGCGATCCCCTGTGGCGTCTGCCGTTGTGGGAGCCTTATCGTGCGCTGCTCGAGAGTCCGCTGGCCGATCTCACCAGTTGTCCCGATGGCCCTTTTGCCGGGGCCATCACGGCGGCGCTCTTCTTGCGGGAATTTGTCAGCCCGACCATCGCCTGGGCTCATCTTGATCTTTATGCGTGGCGTTCTAGCAATCGGCCCGGGAGACCAGAAGGAGCAAGTGTCCAGGGATTGCGAACTCTGACTTGTGTCTTAACCCAATACGCCTACAAAGAACAAGGAAATCGTTTAAATTTGGGGTAA
- a CDS encoding MBL fold metallo-hydrolase, with the protein MRRVIVFGCGGASGVPSVSMGWGACDPAEPRNRRLRPSILIEAWEPGRERPWRLLVDASPDLRQQLLAHDIRHLDGVVITHAHADHVHGLDELREINRAMKAGLDVWATPEVVDELVRRFGYCFSPPAPEATSIYKPLLRPRFVTPGEAFHVGPLAVLPFTQDHGWSTTLGLRLGDFAYSTDVITLDEVAFATLAGIKTWIVGCFALTPHPTHADLPTVLGWIERLGPERAFLTHMTPGLDYRTLQGLVPAHVTPAHDGLILTL; encoded by the coding sequence ATGCGCCGGGTGATTGTTTTCGGGTGTGGGGGGGCCAGTGGCGTTCCTTCGGTGAGCATGGGCTGGGGCGCCTGTGATCCGGCCGAGCCGCGCAACCGACGTCTGCGGCCGTCCATTTTGATTGAGGCGTGGGAGCCCGGACGGGAGCGGCCTTGGCGGCTTTTGGTGGATGCCTCGCCGGATCTGCGCCAACAACTGCTGGCCCACGACATCCGTCACTTGGACGGAGTGGTGATTACCCACGCCCATGCCGACCATGTGCATGGGCTAGACGAGTTGCGGGAAATCAATCGGGCGATGAAGGCCGGGCTTGATGTGTGGGCAACGCCCGAGGTTGTGGATGAACTTGTCCGGCGCTTTGGCTATTGCTTCAGCCCCCCCGCGCCCGAGGCCACCAGCATCTACAAACCCCTTTTGCGTCCCCGTTTCGTGACACCGGGGGAGGCTTTTCACGTAGGGCCTCTCGCCGTTTTGCCCTTTACCCAGGACCACGGCTGGAGCACGACGTTGGGGCTGCGTTTGGGGGATTTTGCGTATTCAACCGACGTCATCACGCTCGATGAGGTGGCTTTCGCAACGCTGGCGGGGATTAAAACCTGGATTGTCGGCTGTTTTGCGCTGACCCCTCACCCCACGCACGCCGATCTACCGACGGTTTTGGGTTGGATTGAGCGGCTGGGCCCCGAGCGGGCGTTTCTCACCCACATGACGCCGGGACTGGATTATCGCACGCTGCAAGGTCTTGTGCCGGCTCATGTGACGCCGGCCCACGACGGGCTGATTCTAACACTGTAG
- a CDS encoding enoyl-CoA hydratase/isomerase family protein, whose translation MSTGEFLRLTHEGAIARLRFTRPETLNALDLAGALALRDAARAIAADNTVRAVLIEAEGRAFLAGGDVAAMTADPEWAPEVVAAIITPFHEALLTLRRQPAPVVAAIHGAVAGGGFSLALACDIVIAADNTRLVYAYTKIGTTADGGATWFLPRVVGLRRALEIALLSEPLDAAQALALGLVTQVVPQADLSERALVVAQRLAEGPTGAFAQVRRLMETAFDRPLSAHLEEEQAAFVAQASGPDFHEGCCAFLEKRAPVFLGR comes from the coding sequence ATGTCAACCGGTGAATTTTTGCGTCTGACCCACGAAGGGGCCATCGCTCGCCTGCGCTTCACCCGGCCCGAGACGCTCAATGCCCTTGATCTCGCCGGCGCCCTGGCCCTGCGCGATGCCGCTCGCGCCATCGCCGCCGACAACACCGTGCGCGCCGTCCTCATCGAAGCCGAGGGCCGGGCCTTTCTTGCCGGCGGTGATGTCGCGGCCATGACCGCCGATCCCGAATGGGCCCCCGAGGTCGTGGCCGCCATCATCACCCCGTTTCACGAGGCCCTGCTCACCTTGCGTCGCCAGCCCGCCCCGGTGGTCGCGGCCATCCATGGCGCCGTCGCCGGCGGCGGCTTCAGTCTGGCGCTCGCCTGCGATATCGTCATCGCCGCCGACAACACCCGCCTCGTCTATGCTTATACCAAAATAGGCACCACGGCCGACGGCGGCGCCACGTGGTTCCTGCCCCGGGTGGTCGGCCTGCGCCGCGCCCTCGAGATCGCCTTGTTGAGCGAGCCCCTTGATGCCGCCCAGGCCCTAGCGCTCGGCCTCGTCACCCAGGTCGTGCCCCAGGCCGATCTGAGCGAACGCGCCCTGGTCGTCGCCCAGCGCCTCGCCGAAGGCCCGACCGGCGCCTTCGCCCAAGTCCGCCGCCTCATGGAAACCGCCTTCGACCGTCCCCTCTCCGCCCACCTGGAAGAAGAACAAGCCGCCTTCGTCGCTCAGGCCAGCGGTCCCGACTTCCACGAAGGATGCTGCGCCTTCCTGGAGAAGCGGGCCCCGGTGTTCCTGGGGCGGTGA